The genomic stretch GTGGCCAGGGGGATGCCATCATCGTCCGGGTCTGAGGCCCCCACGGGATCTGTACCGTGACCGACCACCGGAGCGGTCACCTCCGCTATCTCAGAGCGAAGGTGGGAGGTCGAGAGCGAAGCGGTCACACCCGGCCCACGGGTCAGGCCCGAGAGCGAAGCGGTCACACCCGGCCCACGGGTCAGCCCCGAGAGCGAAGCGGTCTCACCCGGCCCACGGGTCGTGTGACGTGACCGACCAGCGCAGCGGTCACCGTCGCACTCCTGAAGCGGAGCTGGGAGGTCTGGAGCGGAGCGGTCACATCGGAGTGTCGCCCGCCGCCGCCTTCTTCGACCTCGACCGCACCCTGATCGCCGGCTCGTCCGGCTTCCACTGGGCGCGGGCCGGCGCGCGGGCGGGGATCATCCCGCGCCGCCGGCTCTACGCCGACGCCTGGGCGAACCTGCAGTTCCGCCTGCAGGGCTCCACCGACGAGGCGACCGCGAAGGTCCAGGAGCGGGTCAGCGCGATCATCGCGGGCCGCCGCGCGGTGGAGTTCGCGCGGCTCGCCCCGATGGTCCTCGCCGGCGTGCTGCCGCGCGTGTACCCGCGCATGCTCCAGGTCGCCTACGACCACCAGGACGCCGGCCGCCCCGTGTACATCTGCACCGCCGCGACGCAGGGGACGGCGGACATGCTCGCCACGGTCCTCGGCTTCGACGGCGGGCTGGGCACCCAGCTCGAGGAGGAGGACGGCGTGCTGACCGGACGCATCCAGGGCCCCTTCAACTACGGCGAGGGCAAGCCGGTCCGCATGCGCGAGCTCGCGGGCGAGGAGCGCATCGACCTCGCCGCGTCGTGGGCCTACAGCGACTCGGCCTCCGACCTCCCGATGCTGCGCGCCGTCGGCCATCCGGTTGCGGTGAACCCGGACGCCGAGCTGGCCCGCGTCGCGCGCGAGGAAGGCTGGGAGGTCATGCGCTTCGAGACGCTGGGCCGCCGGCTGAAGATCGGCGCGGCGGCGGTCGCGGTGGCGGCGGCGGGAACCGTGGCGCGCAAGGTGGTGCGGCGGTGACCCTCGCCGAGCTCACCGACGAGCAGCGTGCGATCCGCGACCTGGCGCGCCGCTTCGCCGACGAGGTCGTCGCGCCCGGAGCGGCGGAGTGGGACCGCGAGCACCGCTTCCCGCTTGAGGTCTTCCGCCAGCTCGGCGAGCTCGGCCTGATGGGCGTCTGCGTCCCGGTCGAGCACGGCGGCGCGGGCGCGGACTTCCTCTCCTACATCCTCGTCCTCGAGGAGCTCTCCCGCGCGGACGCCGGCGTCGGCGTGACCGTCGCCGTCCACACGAGCGCGGGGACGCTGCCCGTCCTCGCCCACGGCGACGACGGCCAGATCGCCCGGATCGTGCCGCCGCTCGCCCAGGGGCACGAGCTCGCCGCCTTCGCGCTCACCGAGTCCGGCTCCGGCAGCGACGCGGGCGCCCTGCGGTCCCGCTACGACGCGGACACCGGCACGGTGACCGGGACGAAGCAGTGGATCACCAACGGCTCCTACGCGCGCCACGTCAACGTCTTCGCGCGCGAAGGCGAGCGCGTCAGCGCGTTCGCCGTGCGCGACTTCCAGGCCGTGCGCGAGGAGGACAAGCTCGGCCTGCACTCCTCGTCGACCGCGGACCTCGTCTTCGAGAGCAGCCCGGCCGAGCGGCTGGGCGCCGCCGGCGCGGGCATGCGCATCGCCCTGCAGACGCTCGACGGCGGGCGGATCGGGATCGCCGCGCAGGCGGTCGGCATCGCGCAGGCGGCGCTCGACCTGGCGGCCGGGTACGCGAAGGAGCGCCACGCGTTCGGCCGGCCGATCGGCGGCTTCCAGGCGATCGGCCACAAGCTCGCCGAGATGCAGACCGAGATCGAGGCCGCCCGGGCGCTCGTCTGGCGCGCCGCGCGCGCAAAGGACGCCGGGCGCCCGCACACCGTCGAGGGGGCGCAGGCGAAGCTGTTCGCCTCGCGCGTCGCGCGCCACTGGACGGGCGAGGCGATCCAGGTGCTCGGCGGCTACGGCTACACCCGCGAGTTCCCGGCCGAGCGCTACTACCGCGACGCGAAGGTCACCGAGATCTACGAGGGCACCTCCGAGATCCAGCGCCTCGTGATCGCCCGCGGGCTGCTGGGCGACATCGCGCGGTGAGCCGCCGGCGGCGCGCCGCCGCGCAGCCGGCGCCGCCGGGGCGCGCGCGGGTGCTCGCCGACGGCACGCGCCGGACGCTGCTCGTCGACGGTCTCGAGGCCTCGGTGGTCGACCTCGCCGATCCGCGGCACCTCGAGATCCCGTACACGCGCTGGATCGCCGGCGTGCTCGAGGCGACCGCGCCCGGCGACGTCCTGCACCTCGGCGGCGGCGCGTGCACGCTCGCGCGGTGGCTTGCCGCCGTGCGCCCCGCCTCGCGGTCGCGGGTCCTCGAGGTCGATGCCGACGTGGTCCGGGTCGCCCGCGAGCAACTGGGGCTCGACGACGTGCCCGGCCTGCGGGTGAGCACCGCCGACGCCCGCGCCGGGGTGTCCTCGCTGCGGCCGCGCTCGTTCGACGCCGTGGTCGCGGACGTCTTCGTCGGCCCCCGCGTGCCCGACCACCTGTGCACGGTGGAGGCCCTCGCGGACGTGCGGCGCGTCCTGAGGCCGGGCGGGGTCTACGTCGCGAACCTCATCGACGAGGCGCCGCTGCGGCGCGCCCGCCGCCAGGTCGCCACCGTCGCCGAAGTCTTCGGGCCGGTCACGCTCATCGCCGAGCGGGCGGTGCTCGGCGGGCGCCGCGCCGGGAACCTCGTGGCCGCCGCAGGGCGCACATTTGCCCGAGGTCCGATTGGCCGGGCGGCCAAAGGGGCAGACGTGTTGGAGGGCGAGTCAGCCGCGCTCTGGTGCGGCGGCGCCCGCCCTCTGCGCGACTAGAGCAGCACGATCACTCGGGCACGACTAGGCGAACACGCTGAGACCTGGTACCATTTTGAGGCACTCGGAGCGCGCTCGTCGTGCTGCGCGCACTTCCGGTCTACGCGGACCGTCCGCTCCGATGCCGCGATTCTTGCGCCCAAGGGCGCAACATCACGCCCAGCCACCCGTTGCATTGTTGCGAAGGCAACGGAATTGGCGTAGAATACATACCTTTGAACTCGGATATTTGACCTTGATGAAGGAAGTGATGAAGCGTGGCGGTTGATCGCCTCCATGAGCGGCCGCTCGACGAACTCGAGCCGACGGACCTGCTTCTCGAGCAGGCGTCCGTCTACCCGCTCCTGACAAAAGAAGAGGAGGTCGTGCTCGCGAAGCGCGTCGAGCAGGGCGACCTCCATGCGAAGGGCCGGATGATCAACTCGAACATCCGTCTGGTGGTGTCGATCGCCCGACGGTACCAGGGCCAGGGGATG from Capillimicrobium parvum encodes the following:
- a CDS encoding HAD family hydrolase, whose translation is MSPAAAFFDLDRTLIAGSSGFHWARAGARAGIIPRRRLYADAWANLQFRLQGSTDEATAKVQERVSAIIAGRRAVEFARLAPMVLAGVLPRVYPRMLQVAYDHQDAGRPVYICTAATQGTADMLATVLGFDGGLGTQLEEEDGVLTGRIQGPFNYGEGKPVRMRELAGEERIDLAASWAYSDSASDLPMLRAVGHPVAVNPDAELARVAREEGWEVMRFETLGRRLKIGAAAVAVAAAGTVARKVVRR
- a CDS encoding acyl-CoA dehydrogenase family protein is translated as MTLAELTDEQRAIRDLARRFADEVVAPGAAEWDREHRFPLEVFRQLGELGLMGVCVPVEHGGAGADFLSYILVLEELSRADAGVGVTVAVHTSAGTLPVLAHGDDGQIARIVPPLAQGHELAAFALTESGSGSDAGALRSRYDADTGTVTGTKQWITNGSYARHVNVFAREGERVSAFAVRDFQAVREEDKLGLHSSSTADLVFESSPAERLGAAGAGMRIALQTLDGGRIGIAAQAVGIAQAALDLAAGYAKERHAFGRPIGGFQAIGHKLAEMQTEIEAARALVWRAARAKDAGRPHTVEGAQAKLFASRVARHWTGEAIQVLGGYGYTREFPAERYYRDAKVTEIYEGTSEIQRLVIARGLLGDIAR
- a CDS encoding spermidine synthase → MSRRRRAAAQPAPPGRARVLADGTRRTLLVDGLEASVVDLADPRHLEIPYTRWIAGVLEATAPGDVLHLGGGACTLARWLAAVRPASRSRVLEVDADVVRVAREQLGLDDVPGLRVSTADARAGVSSLRPRSFDAVVADVFVGPRVPDHLCTVEALADVRRVLRPGGVYVANLIDEAPLRRARRQVATVAEVFGPVTLIAERAVLGGRRAGNLVAAAGRTFARGPIGRAAKGADVLEGESAALWCGGARPLRD